A portion of the Jaculus jaculus isolate mJacJac1 chromosome 5, mJacJac1.mat.Y.cur, whole genome shotgun sequence genome contains these proteins:
- the Ntsr2 gene encoding LOW QUALITY PROTEIN: neurotensin receptor type 2 (The sequence of the model RefSeq protein was modified relative to this genomic sequence to represent the inferred CDS: deleted 1 base in 1 codon), with the protein METSSPRPPRSSPGPGLSLDARLGVDTRLWAKVLLTALYSLIFALGTAGNALSVHVVLKARAGRLRYHVLSLALAALLLLLVSLPLELYNFVWFHYPWVFGDLGCRGYYFVRELCACATVLGVAGLSAERCLAVCQPLRARRLLTPRRTRRLLSWVWAVSLGLALPMAVIMGQKHELQTAGGEPEPSSRVCTVLVSRTTLQVFIQVNVLVSFLLPLALTAFLNGITVNHLLALYSQVPSASASGNSIPSRLELLNEEGLLGFIAWRKTFSLGTQASLVRHKDASRIRSLQHSVRILRAIVAVYVICWLPYHARRLMYCYIPDDGWTGMPYDFYHSFYMVTNTLFYVSSAVTPVLYNVVSSSFRKLFLESLSSLCGEQHPWCHSPQRPQSHLLVHTASGFGGPLEIPAWMKYKYEESEHWLPACIYPSDKPCVTSNPCSVARWTFADPAQPLTRKHLQESHITPLGLCFSPM; encoded by the exons ATGGAGACCAGCAGCCCGCGGCCTCCGAGGTCCAGCCCTGGCCCAGGGCTGAGCCTGGACGCCCGGCTGGGCGTGGACACGCGCCTCTGGGCCAAGGTGCTGCTCACGGCGCTCTACTCGCTCATCTTCGCGCTGGGCACAGCGGGCAATGCGCTGTCCGTGCACGTGGTGCTGAAGGCGCGGGCGGGCCGGCTGCGCTACCACGTGCTCAGCCTGGCGCTGGcggcgctgctgctgctgctggtcagCCTGCCGCTGGAGCTCTACAACTTCGTGTGGTTCCACTACCCCTGGGTCTTCGGCGACCTGGGCTGCCGCGGCTACTACTTCGTGCGAGAGCTGTGCGCCTGCGCCACGGTGCTCGGCGTGGCCGGCCTGAGCGCCGAGCGCTGCCTGGCCGTGTGTCAGCCCCTGCGCGCCCGCCGCCTGCTCACGCCCCGCCGCACTCGCCGCCTGCTGTCGTGGGTCTGGGCCGTCTCGCTCGGCCTGGCCTTGCCCATGGCCGTCATCATGGGACAGAAGCACGAGCTGCAGACCGCTGGCGGAGAGCCCGAGCCCTCCTCGCGGGTGTGCACCGTGCTGGTGAGCCGCACCACGCTCCAGGTCTTCATCCAG GTGAACGTGCTGGTTTCCTTCCTGCTCCCCTTGGCACTAACCGCTTTCCTGAATGGCATCACTGTGAACCACCTGCTGGCCCTCTACTCCCAGGTGCCATCAGCTTCTGCCTCAGGCAACTCCATCCCCAGTCGCCTGGAGCTGCTGAACGAGGAAGGGCTCCTGGGCTTCATTGCATGGAGGAAGACCTTCTCCTTGGGGACCCAAGCCAGCCTGGTGAGACACAAGGATGCCAGCCGGATCCGTAGCCTGCAGCACAGTGTCCGGATTCTCA GAGCCATCGTGGCCGTGTATGTCATCTGCTGGCTGCCATACCATGCCCGCAGGCTCATGTACTGTTACATCCCTGATGATGGGTGGACTGG CATGCCATATGATTTCTATCACTCCTTCTACATGGTGACCAACACACTTTTCTACGTCAGCTCAGCAGTGACCCCTGTCCTCTACAACGTTGTGTCCTCCTCCTTCAGAAAGCTCTTCCTGGAATCCCTCAGCTCCCTGTGTGGTGAACAGCAC CCGTGGTGCCATTCTCCCCAGAGGCCCCAGAGTCACCTCCTGGTGCATACAGCTTCAGGCTTTGGGGGTCCACTAGAAATCCCAGCCTGGATGAAATACAAGTATGAAGAGAGCGAACACTGGCTGCCAGCTTGCATATACCCATCAGACAAGCCATGCGTCACTAGTAACCCATGTTCTGTGGCCAGATGGACCTTCGCTGACCCAGCTCAGCCACTTACCAGAAAGCATCTTCAGGAAAGTCACATAACACCCCTTGGCCTCTGCTTCTCACCTATGTAA